A genomic segment from Bradyrhizobium diazoefficiens USDA 110 encodes:
- a CDS encoding DUF2235 domain-containing protein, whose translation MPDQDGARTAGTAEPEHPLSRMNAGGTADAARSKRKLVLFADGTGNAFTAQESSVWRLYEALDHTQPDQITHYIKGVGTAGWAPLAALDGATGFGVPSNVRKLYRFLCWNWREGDEIYIFGFSRGAFTARTLASMIASQGLVPAEIEGTPVSHEEMGRNAMAAWREYRRDTVPWKKSLPTIWIARFIRDFLLYLYHSICGHRSYADVRAAMNGRKDVDIEFMGLFDTVEAFGVPIEELRVAIDWAIWPISFRNHRPSRKVKHICHALALDDERTTFHPLRIDQSHLAADQTVKEVWFTGVHSDIGGGYPDSTLSFVPLVWMTDQLEGRLRFQDGEIEHFRDYQSAIGPKHDSRSGAAVLYRYGPRPVLAGEVNGGLPVVHFAVIERMLFGCDDYAPIMLPADALVLMPDGSKLNLIADSTRGVMKQAYLAKAKGPRRESEAEAFTRMNTPSAEMARLTRDTVWWRRVAYFSLLFMVGVIAVWPWIARSLIGVSKDNGLQGTVVLHVIATIDWLVGAVLGPLANLVRNVLPSYAAPWLDITLYYPFATSTVLAITYLIWRRNTVLRDTIQERARLAWSRPHRMASRRHVDEPGMLLRFARWMRLNAGPARWFFVRLVLPGIFLFIIFYAALLIGATSVFTARTATGNICATPGPEAGTPVPDEPVDAPGRFATREFCWWSGLAVEKGRKYRVWVEIEDPWFDRTIMSGTNGFMTSFTPHYLALPTLRQFGAAWFQPVVRIGTKGMSDIPLQAVNVMPAEELPRRMNPTIPAEDDADKRKGRYPTKLDKTKEFEALPDKNPLKLAVSKLGPFDPVPKDPTARTIWEDQKLSGRLVAEFVAPDAGDLFFYVNDAVQIYPALLPAALRPAMLDAVQGPYEQFYKNNAGTARIIVQRLPSLPMPTDKPAATKQ comes from the coding sequence ATGCCAGATCAGGATGGCGCGCGGACCGCTGGTACTGCCGAACCGGAACACCCGCTTAGCAGGATGAATGCCGGCGGGACGGCCGACGCCGCCCGGTCGAAACGCAAGCTCGTGCTGTTCGCCGACGGCACGGGCAATGCGTTCACAGCCCAGGAATCCAGCGTCTGGCGTCTCTATGAGGCGCTCGACCACACCCAGCCGGACCAGATCACCCACTACATCAAGGGCGTCGGCACCGCCGGCTGGGCGCCGCTCGCCGCGCTCGACGGCGCAACCGGTTTCGGCGTGCCCTCCAACGTCCGCAAGCTCTACCGCTTCCTGTGCTGGAACTGGCGCGAGGGCGACGAGATCTACATCTTCGGCTTCAGCCGCGGCGCCTTCACCGCGCGCACGCTGGCGTCCATGATCGCGAGCCAGGGCCTGGTGCCGGCGGAGATCGAAGGCACGCCGGTGTCGCATGAGGAGATGGGGCGCAACGCCATGGCCGCGTGGCGGGAATACCGCCGCGACACCGTGCCATGGAAGAAGAGCCTGCCGACGATCTGGATCGCGCGCTTCATCCGCGATTTCCTGCTCTATCTCTATCATTCGATCTGCGGGCACCGTTCCTACGCCGATGTCCGGGCGGCGATGAACGGTCGCAAGGACGTCGACATCGAATTCATGGGACTGTTCGACACGGTCGAGGCCTTCGGCGTCCCGATCGAGGAGTTGCGCGTCGCGATCGACTGGGCGATCTGGCCGATCTCGTTCCGCAATCACCGGCCCTCGCGCAAGGTGAAGCACATCTGTCATGCGCTGGCGCTGGACGACGAGCGCACCACCTTCCATCCGCTGCGGATCGACCAGAGCCATTTGGCGGCCGACCAGACGGTCAAGGAAGTGTGGTTCACCGGCGTCCATTCCGACATCGGCGGCGGCTACCCGGATTCCACGCTGTCCTTCGTGCCGCTGGTCTGGATGACCGATCAGCTCGAAGGCCGGCTCCGTTTCCAGGACGGCGAGATCGAGCACTTCAGGGACTACCAATCGGCGATCGGACCGAAGCACGATTCGCGCAGCGGCGCCGCCGTGCTCTACCGTTACGGACCACGCCCAGTCCTCGCCGGTGAGGTCAATGGCGGGCTGCCGGTGGTGCACTTCGCCGTCATCGAACGCATGCTGTTCGGCTGCGACGACTACGCGCCGATCATGCTGCCGGCGGACGCGCTGGTGCTGATGCCGGACGGCAGCAAGCTGAACCTCATCGCGGACAGTACCCGCGGAGTGATGAAGCAGGCCTATCTGGCGAAAGCCAAGGGCCCGCGGCGCGAAAGCGAGGCCGAAGCCTTCACGCGCATGAACACGCCCAGCGCCGAAATGGCCAGGCTCACGCGCGACACCGTGTGGTGGCGGCGCGTCGCCTATTTCTCGCTGCTGTTCATGGTCGGCGTGATCGCGGTCTGGCCGTGGATCGCCCGCAGCCTGATCGGGGTGTCGAAGGATAACGGTCTGCAAGGCACCGTGGTGCTGCACGTCATCGCCACCATCGATTGGCTCGTTGGCGCCGTGCTGGGCCCGCTCGCCAATCTCGTCAGGAACGTTCTGCCATCCTATGCGGCGCCGTGGCTCGACATCACGCTGTATTACCCGTTCGCCACCTCGACCGTCCTGGCCATCACCTACCTGATCTGGCGCAGGAACACGGTGCTGCGCGACACCATCCAGGAACGCGCGCGGCTGGCCTGGAGCAGGCCGCACCGCATGGCAAGCCGGCGGCATGTCGACGAGCCCGGCATGCTGCTCCGCTTCGCCCGATGGATGCGGCTGAATGCGGGGCCGGCCCGCTGGTTCTTCGTCAGGCTCGTGCTGCCGGGCATCTTCCTGTTCATCATCTTCTACGCCGCACTGCTGATCGGAGCGACCAGCGTCTTCACGGCCCGCACCGCGACCGGAAATATCTGCGCGACGCCCGGGCCGGAGGCCGGGACGCCGGTGCCCGACGAGCCGGTCGATGCGCCCGGCCGCTTCGCGACGAGGGAGTTTTGCTGGTGGAGCGGCCTTGCGGTCGAGAAGGGCCGCAAATACCGCGTCTGGGTCGAGATCGAGGATCCCTGGTTCGACCGCACCATCATGAGCGGCACGAACGGCTTCATGACCTCTTTCACGCCTCACTACCTCGCCCTGCCGACGCTCCGTCAGTTCGGCGCCGCCTGGTTCCAGCCCGTGGTGCGCATCGGCACGAAGGGAATGAGCGACATTCCGCTGCAGGCCGTCAACGTCATGCCGGCCGAGGAATTGCCGCGCCGGATGAATCCGACCATTCCGGCCGAGGACGATGCGGACAAGCGCAAGGGCAGGTATCCGACCAAGCTGGACAAGACGAAGGAGTTCGAGGCACTCCCCGACAAAAATCCGCTCAAGCTCGCGGTCAGCAAGCTCGGACCTTTCGACCCGGTGCCGAAGGATCCCACGGCGCGCACGATCTGGGAGGACCAGAAACTGTCGGGACGGCTGGTGGCCGAATTCGTCGCGCCCGACGCCGGCGATCTGTTCTTCTACGTCAACGACGCCGTGCAGATTTACCCAGCACTGCTGCCGGCAGCGTTGCGGCCGGCGATGCTCGACGCGGTCCAGGGGCCCTATGAGCAGTTCTACAAGAACAATGCCGGCACCGCGCGCATCATCGTGCAGCGACTGCCGAGCCTGCCGATGCCGACGGACAAACCGGCCGCGACGAAGCAGTAG